One genomic segment of Ipomoea triloba cultivar NCNSP0323 chromosome 9, ASM357664v1 includes these proteins:
- the LOC116029696 gene encoding replication protein A 70 kDa DNA-binding subunit B-like: MGMYCLLNELTTFKRRSVVKVRVVRSYTVMERRGSSEIKSKELVLHDEEATVIHACIPKDVLPKFPESFLEGNVYCFKNFYVVANWHTYKTSMHEFMLQFNHETIMKESRSDNFPYHMYRPRPFHTLKGNPSLDVKELIDLIGRIVEIHAPQEKPISGQNTVLIDFVLKDTMGSRLNCTFWDEHVAKLEPLYRSASKDPIFIDHIYFIFLDGDVKISSSYDVTQLLIDVDCPEMQNFKESLVDIGEQTPMRSIGSMTSFSFTNSIEDSTSRSMQMTTISEIYENETHGEFWVASKINGIEKSNDWCYTSCRKPGCNKKLKLSEGVLKCFKCNLTWENGVLRYKLRLRVVDMKGTAAFLLWDREFMELIGTFASELYQRNKNTASPLKEITGLIGRIMLFRVSANTNQFINQSYAFPILRINTESKFVQQYCKELLDRADKEVNSTVQLSDGDDEFLQGFDSDEAESPIQMLPPTNNAETSDGPVKRCLLDQFSSTKGCKKLKDIKVKID, translated from the exons ATGGGAATGTATTGTCTTTTAAATGAGTTGACGACGTTTAAGAGGAGGAGTGTTGTCAAGGTTCGAGTGGTTCGATCATACACtgtaatggaaaggagaggaTCCTCAGAAATCAAGAGTAAGGAGTTGGTGCTGCACGACGAAGAG GCAACAGTAATCCATGCCTGTATACCAAAGGATGTTTTACCAAAATTCCCCGAAAGCTTTTTAGAAGGCAATGTCTATTGTTTCAAGAACTTCTATGTCGTTGCAAATTGGCATACATACAAGACTAGCATGCACGAGTTCATGCTGCAGTTCAATCACGAGACTATCATGAAAGAATCTAGGTCAGATAATTTCCCTTACCACATGTACAGACCGAGACCATTCCATACTTTGAAAGGTAATCCATCACTAGATGTGAAGGAGTTGATTG ATTTAATTGGCCGTATTGTTGAAATACATGCTCCCCAAGAAAAACCAATTTCTGGACAGAATACTGTCCTCATAGACTTTGTTTTAAAAGATACTAT GGGTAGTCGTTTGAACTGTACCTTTTGGGATGAACATGTGGCCAAACTTGAACCATTGTACAGATCTGCTTCCAAGGACCCTATT TTTATtgaccatatatattttatatttcttgATGGTGATGTGAAAATATCGTCTTCATATGATGTTACTCAACTCCTAATTGATGTGGACTGCCCTGAGATGCAGAACTTCAAAGAGAG TCTGGTGGACATTGGGGAACAAACTCCAATGCGCAGTATAGGTTCAATGACAAGCTTCAGTTTCACAAACAGTATTGAGGATTCAACCAGTAGATCAATGCAGATGACTACCATTTCTGAGATCTATGAGAATGAaacg CATGGAGAATTCTGGGTTGCTTCCAAGATAAATGGTATTGAAAAGTCCAATGATTGGTGTTATACTTCATGTCGAAAACCGGGTTGCAACAAGAAACTTAAACTTTCAGAAGGTGTTCTTAAATGTTTCAAGTGTAACTTGACTTGGGAAAATGGAGTGCTAAGGTACAAACTTAGACTTAGGGTTGTTGACATGAAGGGTACTGCTGCCTTTTTGTTGTGGGATAGAGAGTTCATGGAACTTATTGGTACATTTGCCAGTGAGTTATATCAGAGGAATAAGAAT ACTGCAAGTCCATTAAAGGAAATTACTGGATTAATTGGCAGGATAATGTTATTTAGAGTATCGGCAAATACAAACCAATTTATCAATCAGTCGTATGCCTTCCCAATTTTAAGGATTAACACTGAAAGCAAGTTTGTTCAACAGTATTGCAAGGAACTTTTGGATAGGGCGGACAAGGAAGTTAACTCTACTGTGCAATTAAGTGATGGTGATGACGAATTCCTACAG GGGTTTGACAGTGATGAAGCTGAGAGCCCGATACAGATGCTGCCACCTACGAACAATGCAGAAACCTCTGACGGACCGGTGAAGAGATGCTTGCTGGATCAGTTCTCTTCCACCAAGGGCTGCAAGAAATTGAAAGACATTAAAGTGAAGATTGATTGA
- the LOC116029698 gene encoding ATP-dependent DNA helicase PIF1-like, with product MPGNGTLGGPNDSHAKVEIPKEMLLPSNGDYISTIVDSVFPMFRQGGSDFQQMENRVILAPTLDVVNAVNEYMSDLHVAESQTYLSCDSVCKSDSTNGILYDMHTPEFLNGLKASGIPNHSLTLKIGSPVMLLRNIDHSMGLCNGTRLIITRLSDHVVEAKIVGGHNAGNVVLIPRMSMTPTDTRLPFKFQRRQFPLMLSYAMTINKSQGQTLTHVGLLLKKPVFVHGQLYVAASRISNPSGLKILIPNEGGESSNYTTNVVYHEVFNNL from the exons ATGCCAG GAAATGGAACATTAGGAGGACCTAATGATAGCCATGCAAAAGTTGAAATACCGAAAGAAATGTTATTGCCATCAAATGGTGACTACATATCTACAATAGTTGATAGTGTCTTCCCAATGTTCAGGCAGGGCGGCTCCGACTTTCAACAAATGGAGAATCGTGTCATACTTGCGCCAACACTAGATGTGGTAAATGCGGTAAATGAGTATATGAGTGATTTGCATGTTGCTGAGAGCCAGACATACCTAAGTTGCGACAGTGTATGTAAGTCTGACTCAACAAATGGTATACTATATGATATGCACACTCCAGAATTTCTAAACGGGTTGAAAGCTTCGGGCATACCCAACCATTCTTTAACTTTGAAGATTGGGTCTCCCgtaatgttgttgagaaatatagaTCACTCAATGGGACTTTGTAATGGTACAAGATTGATCATTACTAGGTTATCTGATCATGTTGTAGAAGCAAAGATTGTCGGAGGCCACAATGCCGGTAATGTCGTGTTGATACCAAGGATGTCAATGACTCCAACTGATACAAGATTgccatttaaatttcaaagaaggcAATTCCCCCTAATGctgtcatatgcaatgactatcaacaagAGTCAAGGACAGACTTTAACACATGTCGGGTTACTACTAAAGAAACCCGTATTTGTTCATGGTCAACTATATGTGGCTGCTTCAAGGATTAGTAACCCTTCTGGGTTAAAAATTCTAATACCCAATGAAGGTGGTGAGAGTAGTAACTATACTACGAATGTTGTGTAccatgaagtttttaataatttgtaa
- the LOC116029697 gene encoding uncharacterized protein LOC116029697 has translation MHPSIAVHLDSRYCVPHNRYLLLKYKAHINVEWCNQSRSIKYLFKYVNKGNDRVTAEFYKTTNDENENAVVDEITMYYDCRYVSACEAAWRLLSFDVQLRHPPVERLSFHLPDCQTVVFEDDDRIENVLNRPTVNQSMFIAWFDANKKYASAKELAYIDMPSKFVWKKDIREWHPRKRRFSIGRIFFVSPRSGEVYYLRCLLNVVRGPTSFQDIKIVQGVVYQTFRDACYTRGLLDDDREYIDAINEASNWSTAQSMRKLFVILLTANLVNRPKNVWNHVWHHLCEDVQFNRRIVLKDMGLCLCDDEKKNLGLLELELLLQLYNKCLKDYLQMPIPNYDDALLANNRLLFDELNYDQQAMREECEKMERQLTDEQFVVYDTILRDIQTQNGRLFFVYGYGGTGKTFVWKALSSKIRSAGDMVLNVASSGITSLLLPGGRTAHSRFAIPIAVNRDSTCNISQGSHLAELLIQAKLIIWDEAPMMHKHCFEALDKTMRDLLRHSDPHSVHKTFGWKTVVLGGDFRQILPVVPKGSRQDIVSAAINSSYLLE, from the exons ATGCACCCTAGTATTGCTGTGCATTTGGACAGCAGATACTGTGTTCCGCATAATAGATACCTCCTGTTGAAATATAAGGCACATAtaaacgtagaatggtgcaacCAATCCAGATCAATCAAATATTTGTTCAAATATGTCAACAAAGGGAATGACAGGGTCACTGCTGAATTCTACAAGACCACAAATGATGAAAACGAAAATGCAGTTGTGGATGAAATTACAATGTATTACGATTGTCGCTACGTGTCCGCGTGCGAGGCAGCTTGGCGGTTGTTGAGTTTCGATGTACAGCTTAGGCACCCCCCTGTTGAGAGACTAAGTTTCCATTTGCCAGATTGCCAAACCGTTGTGTTTGAGGATGATGATAGGATCGAAAATGTGCTTAATAGACCGACTGTCAATCAAAGTATGTTCATAGCATGGTTTGATGCTAACAAGAAATATGCATCAGCTAAAGAGTTGGCTTATATTGACATGCCAAGCAAATTTGTGTGGAAGAAAGATATTAGGGAATGGCATCCTAGGAAGAGGAGGTTCTCTATTGGACGCATATTTTTTGTATCTCCAAGAAGTGGTGAAGTCTACTACTTGAGATGTCTTTTAAACGTAGTTCGTGGTCCGACGAGTTTTCAAGACATCAAGATAGTTCAAGGTGTTGTATACCAAACTTTTAGAGATGCATGCTATACTAGAGGGCTGCTAGACGATGATAGAGAATACATTGATGCAATCAATGAAGCAAGTAATTGGTCTACTGCACAATCTATGAGGAAATTATTTGTCATATTACTCACTGCAAACTTGGTGAATCGACCCAAGAATGTGTGGAATCACGTCTGGCACCATCTATGTGAGGATGTACAATTTAACAGGAGAATAGTGTTGAAAGACATgg GGTTGTGTTTGTGTGATGATGAGAAGAAAAACCTAGGTCTTCTTGAACTAGAGCTTTTATTGCAGTTGTACAACAAGTGTTTGAAAGATTACCTGCAAATGCCAATTCCAAATTATGATGATGCATTATTGGCTAACAATAGATTGTTGTTTGATGAGCTTAACTACGACCAGCAGGCAATGAGAGAAGAATGCGAGAAGATGGAGAGGCAATTAACTGATGAGCAGTTTGTTGTATATGACACCATTCTAAGGGATATACAAACTCAAAACGGCAGGTTGTTCTTTGTATATGGTTATGGAGGTACAGGTAAAACTTTTGTTTGGAAAGCATTATCTTCGAAGATACGATCGGCAGGTGATATGGTACTAAATGTTGCATCAAGTGGTATTACATCATTGCTACTCCCAGGAGGTCGAACAGCTCACTCACGGTTCGCCATTCCAATTGCAGTTAACAGGGACTCCACGTGCAACATTAGTCAAGGTAGTCACCTCGCCGAATTGCTAATCCAAGCCAAGCTAAtcatatgggatgaagcaccaatgatgcacaaacactGCTTTGAGGCTCTGGATAAGACAATGCGCGACCTGCTGCGGCACAGCGATCCTCATAGCGTGCATAAGACATTTGGCTGGAAGACAGTGGTGTTAGGGGGTGACTTCCGACAAATATTGCCAGTCGTTCCTAAAGGCTCTAGGCAAGATATTGTTTCAGCTGCAATCAACTCATCCTACCTTTTGGAGTAA